A stretch of the Desulfuromonas sp. TF genome encodes the following:
- a CDS encoding Tm-1-like ATP-binding domain-containing protein — protein sequence MEKSDMKKGIVVICNLDTRGEDILFVRDLIRGRGHNPILLDFSMEEPPPVPGDIRCEEVASRGGLPIETVREYYRTNREAATNNQINGAAAIVTDLLNQGKVHGVIGIGGATSSLVSTGVMQQLPFGMPKLMATPIASLPRYTEKCIGTHDITMHHTVLDVVKMNPLLKAQIINAVGAICGMVEMTQGPDFTFDRPVIAISAFGFAEVTAQASVRFLEDAGFVPVVCHAQGKGDKAMDDMIDDGLFQGVIDLCTGGITENLFDGNRNPGSERLMAAVRKGVPAVLAPCGLDFLSYGGRPDKLAERKGRAQFVQDSFRIQVRTSAEELRQAAEVIAERLNQSRGPFSFLIPRKGWSSIDQEGKPLYDPEANAAFVNRLREKLHNKEAIQEVDLHLYTPEFARAAVDEFVRLYSGNIKSQQRSEI from the coding sequence ATGGAGAAAAGTGATATGAAGAAAGGAATCGTGGTTATTTGCAATCTCGATACGCGGGGGGAAGACATCCTCTTCGTCCGGGATCTGATCCGGGGGCGCGGGCACAATCCCATCCTGCTCGATTTCAGCATGGAAGAGCCGCCGCCGGTTCCGGGGGATATCCGATGCGAGGAGGTGGCTTCAAGGGGAGGGCTGCCCATCGAAACAGTGCGTGAGTATTACCGCACCAACCGAGAAGCTGCGACAAACAACCAGATCAATGGGGCGGCGGCGATCGTCACTGATCTCCTCAATCAAGGCAAGGTGCATGGTGTCATCGGCATTGGCGGCGCAACCTCGAGTCTTGTTTCAACCGGCGTCATGCAGCAACTGCCGTTCGGCATGCCCAAGCTGATGGCTACGCCGATTGCTTCTTTACCGCGTTACACCGAAAAGTGCATCGGTACCCACGACATCACCATGCACCACACCGTGCTTGATGTGGTGAAAATGAACCCGTTGCTCAAGGCCCAGATCATCAATGCCGTGGGGGCCATCTGCGGCATGGTCGAGATGACCCAGGGTCCGGACTTCACCTTCGATCGGCCGGTGATTGCAATTTCGGCCTTCGGTTTTGCCGAGGTTACGGCACAGGCCTCGGTCCGGTTCCTGGAGGATGCCGGATTTGTCCCGGTGGTCTGTCATGCTCAGGGCAAGGGGGACAAGGCCATGGATGACATGATCGACGACGGTCTCTTCCAAGGGGTTATCGACCTCTGTACCGGAGGCATTACCGAGAACCTGTTCGACGGAAACCGCAATCCCGGCTCCGAGCGCCTGATGGCTGCTGTGCGCAAGGGCGTTCCGGCGGTGCTGGCGCCTTGCGGTCTGGATTTTCTAAGTTACGGCGGGCGGCCGGACAAATTGGCCGAAAGGAAGGGCCGAGCGCAATTCGTTCAGGACTCCTTCCGCATCCAGGTGCGCACCAGCGCAGAAGAATTGCGTCAGGCCGCCGAGGTGATTGCCGAGCGGCTCAATCAGTCCAGGGGCCCATTCAGCTTCCTGATTCCGCGCAAGGGCTGGTCGTCCATCGACCAGGAGGGAAAGCCTCTCTACGATCCTGAGGCAAATGCCGCATTCGTCAACCGCCTCCGGGAGAAGTTGCACAACAAGGAGGCGATTCAGGAGGTGGACCTGCATCTCTATACGCCGGAGTTCGCCCGGGCTGCGGTGGATGAGTTCGTTCGTCTGTATTCAGGGAACATAAAATCGCAACAGCGAAGTGAAATTTGA
- a CDS encoding pyridoxamine 5'-phosphate oxidase family protein translates to MKEVIEMLTEPGFGSLATIEEGRPRVRPFAFMFEENGRFYFCTSRTKDVYRQLLAKPLVEYTKATEDMRWLRIGGEIRFDEDISRKERCFLTTPMLKDIYQTPENPDFKIFYLEHGNASIDSFAPERRKTFEF, encoded by the coding sequence ATGAAGGAAGTCATCGAGATGCTCACGGAGCCGGGTTTTGGCAGCCTGGCCACCATAGAAGAGGGAAGGCCGCGCGTCAGGCCCTTTGCATTCATGTTCGAGGAGAACGGACGTTTCTATTTTTGCACCTCCCGGACCAAGGACGTCTACAGGCAGCTCCTTGCAAAGCCCCTGGTCGAATACACAAAGGCCACCGAGGATATGCGCTGGCTGAGAATCGGTGGGGAGATCCGTTTCGACGAGGATATCAGTCGCAAGGAGCGATGCTTTCTAACCACACCCATGCTCAAGGATATTTATCAGACTCCTGAGAATCCCGATTTCAAGATCTTCTATCTGGAGCACGGCAACGCCTCGATCGACAGTTTTGCCCCGGAGCGGAGGAAAACGTTTGAATTCTAA
- a CDS encoding lipid-transfer protein — translation MSSTVKVIGVGMVKFAKPGAHEPYEVMAGKAVKAALADADISYGDVQQAFAGYVFGDSACGQAALYRVGMTGIPVINVNNNCSSGSSALMLARQAILSGMIDCALAVGFEEMRPGPLDPVWNDRTSPLRDLEDRLEVLVPDAAPATNAIRLFGSAAKAYIEKTGANSDIFAKVAVKTRKHAKNNPYALFNKPLTIEEVLLSPSVYAPCLTRLECCPPSCGAAAAIVCSEAFARKYGATRAVSILAQAMQTDGEASGQDPISLTGAEMTRSAARQVYEWAGIGPKEIKVVELHDCFTSNEVITYEGLGLCAEGEAEGLINNGDNTYGGKYVINPSGGLMSKGHPLGATGLAQCTELVTQLRGEAGQRQVDGVRFALQHNLGLGGACVVTLYGWG, via the coding sequence GTGAGTTCAACCGTCAAGGTAATCGGTGTCGGCATGGTCAAATTCGCCAAGCCCGGTGCGCACGAGCCATACGAAGTCATGGCCGGAAAAGCGGTGAAAGCTGCATTGGCCGATGCCGACATTTCCTACGGCGATGTTCAGCAGGCTTTTGCCGGTTACGTCTTCGGAGACAGCGCTTGCGGACAAGCCGCCCTGTACCGCGTCGGCATGACGGGTATACCTGTCATCAACGTCAACAATAATTGCTCGTCCGGATCGTCCGCGTTGATGCTTGCGCGGCAGGCCATTCTATCAGGGATGATCGATTGCGCTTTGGCGGTCGGTTTCGAGGAGATGCGGCCCGGTCCTCTAGATCCTGTCTGGAATGACCGGACGTCGCCTTTGCGGGATTTGGAGGACCGGTTGGAGGTGCTTGTCCCTGACGCCGCTCCTGCGACAAATGCAATTCGCCTGTTCGGGTCGGCTGCTAAGGCCTATATCGAAAAGACGGGGGCCAATTCCGATATATTCGCGAAGGTGGCGGTCAAGACTCGCAAGCATGCGAAGAACAATCCATATGCGTTGTTCAATAAGCCCCTGACAATAGAGGAAGTCCTGCTTTCCCCAAGTGTCTATGCTCCCTGCCTCACCCGTCTGGAATGCTGTCCTCCATCGTGCGGAGCTGCAGCGGCAATTGTCTGCAGCGAAGCCTTCGCCAGAAAGTATGGTGCGACACGCGCCGTTAGCATCCTTGCGCAGGCGATGCAGACCGATGGGGAGGCGAGTGGTCAGGACCCGATCAGCCTGACGGGTGCGGAGATGACGCGCAGTGCCGCCCGGCAGGTCTATGAGTGGGCAGGCATCGGTCCGAAAGAGATCAAGGTGGTGGAGTTGCATGACTGCTTCACCTCCAACGAGGTCATCACCTACGAGGGGCTAGGGCTGTGTGCAGAAGGCGAAGCTGAGGGGTTGATCAACAATGGCGACAATACATACGGCGGAAAATACGTCATCAATCCTTCCGGGGGGCTGATGTCCAAGGGGCATCCGCTGGGCGCGACGGGACTTGCCCAGTGCACCGAATTGGTCACCCAGTTGCGGGGAGAGGCCGGACAACGGCAGGTGGATGGAGTCCGTTTTGCGCTACAGCATAATTTGGGTTTGGGAGGAGCCTGCGTCGTTACACTCTATGGATGGGGTTGA
- the accB gene encoding acetyl-CoA carboxylase biotin carboxyl carrier protein, with protein sequence MKIDHKDVQDILQLLKSSSFNEMHLQTERFSLTLRRKGSEWVQSSKELSAPNLLPPVGGPKTASAACAAPKAANAAEDGLFEIRTPMVGTFYRSPKPGAPPFVEVGSRVEKETVVAIVETMKLMNSVHAGVCGKVLEICLEDAQLAHNETVLMRVQPEAL encoded by the coding sequence ATGAAAATTGATCACAAGGACGTGCAGGACATATTGCAGCTGCTCAAATCCTCCTCCTTCAACGAAATGCACCTACAGACCGAACGATTCAGCTTAACGTTGCGTCGCAAGGGCAGCGAATGGGTGCAGTCGAGCAAGGAGCTGTCCGCACCGAACCTTTTGCCGCCTGTAGGTGGTCCAAAGACTGCGTCGGCCGCCTGTGCCGCACCGAAGGCAGCGAATGCTGCCGAGGACGGTCTGTTCGAAATTCGAACACCGATGGTCGGAACATTCTACCGCTCTCCGAAACCGGGTGCGCCGCCCTTTGTCGAGGTCGGTAGCCGGGTGGAGAAGGAAACCGTGGTCGCGATTGTCGAAACGATGAAATTGATGAATTCGGTACATGCCGGGGTGTGCGGCAAGGTTCTCGAGATCTGCCTGGAAGATGCCCAGCTTGCCCATAATGAAACCGTCCTGATGCGTGTTCAGCCGGAGGCCTTATGA
- a CDS encoding acetyl-CoA carboxylase, translating into MAEIQLVDVSMRDGNQSLWGAVGLNTAQVLQIAPVVDRVGFHAIDFTSSTSMGMGVRTFKEDPWERIRLARAAMPNTPLQVIGTGLRFFSWERQSPDFMQLVYDRFVANGISRIVVLEPMLDVDAILETARMCRKAGAAEVIVALTYTISEMHDDDFYGGLAARIAGCPDIDRAYIKDPSGLLTAERARTLVPAIVGNLGGKPLELHSHCTIGLPSLSYLAAAELGVEVLHVACGPLGSGSSLPNVHRLLVNLREMGHTVRIDDGALGRVSDYFTRLAKAEGLPAGVAQEYDASFLRHQVAGGVMSTTRRQLAEIHLEHRFEEVMTEAIQVRAELGYPIMVTPFPQMVCSQALYNVIGKERYVNVSDQVIRYVLGIFGRPIAPIDPEVKDRILSKPRAKEIMAEPPSPPLSELRKRFPANISDEEFLLRATMPAEEVNAMIAAGPAKRHYNPDLRPLLKLLEGMQECPEGSDIVIEKDDFRLELRSA; encoded by the coding sequence ATGGCTGAAATACAACTTGTCGATGTATCCATGCGCGATGGCAACCAGAGCCTGTGGGGGGCGGTGGGCCTGAATACCGCGCAGGTTCTTCAGATTGCTCCCGTGGTCGACCGGGTGGGGTTTCACGCCATTGACTTTACGTCGAGCACCAGCATGGGTATGGGGGTACGCACCTTCAAGGAAGACCCCTGGGAGCGTATACGCCTGGCACGCGCGGCGATGCCGAATACACCATTGCAAGTCATCGGAACAGGACTGCGGTTCTTCTCTTGGGAGCGGCAGTCGCCCGATTTCATGCAACTGGTTTACGACCGATTTGTCGCTAACGGTATTTCACGCATCGTTGTGCTCGAACCGATGTTGGATGTCGATGCGATTCTCGAAACGGCGCGTATGTGTCGCAAGGCAGGTGCTGCAGAAGTCATCGTTGCGCTGACCTACACTATCAGCGAGATGCATGATGATGACTTCTATGGCGGTCTAGCTGCACGGATTGCCGGCTGTCCGGATATCGATCGCGCCTACATCAAGGATCCTTCAGGCCTTCTCACTGCCGAGCGGGCTCGCACACTGGTCCCGGCGATAGTTGGGAACCTGGGCGGCAAGCCGCTGGAGCTTCACTCCCACTGTACGATTGGTCTTCCATCCCTCAGCTATCTGGCAGCCGCAGAGCTTGGTGTGGAAGTTCTCCATGTGGCCTGTGGGCCGCTGGGCAGCGGCTCATCGCTCCCCAACGTCCATCGTCTGCTGGTCAATCTGCGTGAGATGGGGCATACGGTTAGGATCGACGACGGAGCGCTTGGACGGGTCTCCGACTATTTTACCCGGCTGGCCAAGGCGGAAGGGCTTCCGGCCGGGGTGGCCCAGGAGTACGATGCCTCGTTTCTGCGTCATCAGGTGGCTGGCGGCGTCATGTCCACGACACGGAGACAGCTCGCCGAAATCCATCTCGAACACCGATTCGAAGAGGTAATGACCGAGGCCATCCAGGTGCGAGCGGAGCTGGGGTATCCCATCATGGTAACGCCCTTTCCCCAGATGGTCTGTTCCCAAGCCCTGTATAACGTGATCGGCAAGGAACGCTACGTCAACGTCTCCGACCAGGTGATCCGCTATGTTCTGGGTATCTTCGGCCGCCCCATCGCCCCGATCGATCCGGAGGTTAAGGATCGAATTCTCTCCAAACCACGGGCCAAGGAGATCATGGCCGAACCGCCGTCCCCCCCCCTCTCCGAGCTGCGCAAGCGATTTCCTGCGAACATCTCAGACGAGGAGTTCCTCCTGCGGGCGACCATGCCGGCCGAGGAGGTGAACGCGATGATCGCCGCCGGGCCGGCCAAGCGCCATTATAACCCGGATCTCAGGCCGCTTCTTAAGCTGCTCGAGGGGATGCAGGAGTGTCCCGAAGGTTCCGACATCGTGATAGAAAAGGACGATTTTCGGCTGGAACTTCGTAGCGCCTGA
- a CDS encoding acetyl/propionyl/methylcrotonyl-CoA carboxylase subunit alpha, producing the protein MILRRILIANRGEIAVRIVRSCQRLGIETVLAASEADLDSLAARMADYTICIGPARSSESYLNISAVIAAAEAAKADAIHPGYGFLSENQQLAKACGEAEIVFIGPTVEQLDAVGDKLKARSNAMEAGLPVVPGGEVGNMDEVLALAEQIGWPLLIKAVGGGGGRGMKQVHEPGKLLETIDMAIAEAQAAFGDPRVYLERFVAAGRHVEVQVLGDGENIIHLGTRDCSVQRRYQKLVEEAPAPNLRDSLREEMHRAAVAFARHLKYRGLGTVEFLVDCERDTFYFLEMNARIQVEHPVTEAICGLDLVAEQIVVAEGRPLRLTQEEVRFQGHAIECRINAEDWTRNFCPSPGEVKTAIFPAGQGIRVDTHMQEGAQIPPFYDSMIAKMIVHGEDRSAAIENMSRALSRCEIGGVTTNLPMHLELMNQSAFMAGGVTTAYFPGFLEKKREAGGFNG; encoded by the coding sequence ATGATTCTGAGACGCATTCTCATCGCAAACCGCGGCGAAATTGCGGTACGCATTGTGCGCAGTTGTCAGCGTCTCGGGATTGAAACAGTGCTGGCGGCCTCGGAGGCCGATCTCGACTCATTGGCTGCGCGTATGGCGGACTATACGATCTGCATCGGACCGGCCAGGTCCTCCGAGAGCTACCTCAACATATCTGCTGTGATTGCTGCCGCGGAAGCGGCAAAGGCGGACGCCATTCACCCCGGGTATGGTTTCCTCTCGGAAAACCAGCAACTGGCTAAGGCGTGTGGCGAGGCTGAAATCGTCTTTATCGGACCTACTGTGGAGCAACTCGATGCGGTCGGGGATAAGCTTAAGGCTCGCAGCAATGCAATGGAGGCCGGTCTGCCGGTGGTGCCTGGCGGCGAAGTTGGCAATATGGATGAAGTTCTCGCGCTGGCGGAACAGATCGGATGGCCCCTGTTGATCAAGGCGGTCGGTGGCGGCGGCGGTCGGGGAATGAAGCAGGTCCACGAGCCCGGCAAACTGCTGGAGACAATTGATATGGCCATCGCCGAGGCGCAGGCGGCGTTCGGCGATCCCCGAGTCTATCTGGAGCGATTTGTCGCAGCGGGGCGCCACGTTGAGGTGCAGGTGCTCGGCGACGGTGAGAATATTATCCATTTGGGCACTCGCGACTGCTCGGTCCAGCGACGGTATCAGAAGCTCGTCGAAGAGGCCCCGGCGCCTAATCTGCGTGACAGCCTGCGGGAGGAGATGCATCGGGCGGCTGTCGCCTTCGCCAGGCATCTGAAATACAGGGGTCTGGGTACGGTGGAATTTCTGGTTGATTGCGAGCGCGACACCTTCTACTTCCTCGAAATGAACGCCCGTATTCAGGTCGAGCACCCGGTCACCGAGGCCATCTGCGGTCTCGATCTGGTCGCTGAGCAGATTGTTGTCGCCGAAGGACGCCCGCTACGGCTGACTCAGGAGGAGGTCAGGTTCCAAGGCCATGCCATCGAATGTCGGATCAATGCAGAAGATTGGACGAGGAACTTCTGCCCGAGTCCGGGTGAGGTCAAGACCGCCATATTCCCTGCAGGTCAAGGAATCCGGGTCGACACGCACATGCAGGAAGGGGCACAAATTCCCCCATTTTACGACTCCATGATCGCCAAAATGATCGTGCACGGCGAAGACCGTTCCGCAGCGATCGAGAATATGAGTCGAGCCCTCTCCAGATGTGAAATAGGAGGAGTTACGACTAATTTGCCGATGCATTTAGAGCTGATGAATCAAAGCGCCTTTATGGCCGGTGGGGTCACTACGGCCTACTTCCCGGGGTTTCTAGAGAAAAAGCGAGAGGCAGGAGGCTTCAATGGCTGA
- a CDS encoding SDR family NAD(P)-dependent oxidoreductase → MLIKDKVALVTGGAAGIGRTIAIVFAKEGAKVIVTDCNDEEGKKTVEMINDAGGQAIYRHLDVTHPENHEAVVAAACEEFGRLDIACNNAGISGEFRLTAEHTPETWQQVIDINLTGVFYGVRAQIPAMLNNGGGSIVNIASILGQVGLEEISPYVAAKHGVVGLTKNVALEYGSKGIRCNSVGPAFIKTTLVNNLPKDVRSQLESMHALGRMGETEEVANLAAWLSSDRASFITGNYYAVDGGYLSR, encoded by the coding sequence ATGCTGATCAAAGACAAGGTCGCGCTTGTTACTGGGGGTGCAGCCGGCATCGGTCGCACAATTGCCATCGTCTTTGCGAAAGAGGGGGCTAAGGTGATTGTGACTGATTGTAACGACGAAGAAGGAAAGAAAACCGTCGAAATGATCAATGATGCCGGAGGGCAGGCTATCTATAGACACCTTGATGTAACCCATCCCGAGAACCATGAGGCTGTTGTCGCTGCTGCCTGCGAGGAGTTCGGACGTCTTGATATTGCTTGCAACAATGCCGGCATCAGTGGAGAATTTCGACTTACCGCAGAGCATACCCCTGAGACATGGCAGCAGGTAATCGACATCAATCTGACTGGAGTTTTCTATGGTGTCCGGGCGCAGATCCCTGCAATGCTAAATAATGGCGGCGGCTCGATTGTCAACATCGCATCGATTCTGGGTCAAGTGGGCCTAGAAGAGATTTCCCCCTATGTCGCCGCCAAACACGGCGTCGTTGGTTTGACCAAGAATGTTGCCCTCGAATACGGTTCCAAGGGAATCCGCTGCAATTCGGTCGGTCCGGCCTTTATCAAGACCACTTTGGTCAACAACCTTCCCAAAGACGTCAGAAGTCAGCTTGAATCAATGCATGCCTTGGGCAGAATGGGTGAGACCGAGGAGGTCGCCAATTTGGCGGCGTGGCTCAGCAGCGACAGGGCGAGCTTCATCACGGGCAACTATTATGCCGTAGACGGTGGCTATCTGTCCCGCTGA
- a CDS encoding Tm-1-like ATP-binding domain-containing protein: MVIKPKVLLIMTLDTKKAEADFVRECLEERGVDVYLMDPSIRRTIEGGAAITPEQVAEAAGSTLPEIRALNHEGKCQAVMVEGAIKCAQELHQRVGLNGIIGVGGSMGTTLGTAVMRSFPVGLPKVMVSTMASGMTKGFVGTKDIVMVNSVCDISGLNRVTRSVFRNGALAVAGMAHGYKSTVVSEKPLVAISTLGTTDRCSVRVRSSLEQKGFEVMVFHTLGTGGMVMDEMVKEQNVSVVVDLSLVEVNDFLNEGLCSAGPDRCKAALAKGVPTIFAPGNVDFMVAGPIEDARARFPGKRYHIHNAALTAVRAEGEEFRRLAEHMAGLIQEAKGPVSFFVPMLGFSAHDSEQGHLHDPSLPPVFAEHLKKVMPTGVPVKEFPHHINDESFADAIVEQVLVFHHQGLEKAARTDLNITQIGGFCS, from the coding sequence ATGGTAATCAAACCGAAAGTGTTGCTGATCATGACGCTTGACACCAAGAAGGCGGAGGCCGACTTCGTCCGAGAGTGTCTCGAGGAGAGGGGAGTCGACGTATATCTGATGGACCCCAGCATCCGCAGAACCATCGAAGGGGGGGCCGCCATCACCCCCGAGCAGGTGGCGGAAGCCGCCGGGAGCACTTTGCCTGAGATCCGGGCCCTCAATCACGAGGGCAAGTGCCAGGCGGTGATGGTAGAGGGCGCCATCAAGTGCGCCCAAGAGCTGCACCAGAGGGTTGGGCTGAACGGCATCATAGGCGTGGGAGGTTCCATGGGGACAACGCTCGGCACGGCCGTCATGCGAAGTTTTCCTGTCGGCCTGCCCAAAGTGATGGTCTCAACCATGGCCTCCGGCATGACGAAGGGATTTGTCGGCACCAAGGACATCGTCATGGTCAACTCCGTCTGCGACATTTCGGGCTTGAACAGGGTCACTCGCAGCGTGTTTCGCAACGGTGCCCTGGCGGTGGCGGGCATGGCCCATGGGTATAAAAGCACTGTCGTTTCCGAGAAACCGCTGGTCGCGATCTCCACGTTGGGGACGACAGACCGTTGCAGTGTCCGGGTCCGCAGTTCCCTGGAGCAGAAAGGGTTTGAAGTCATGGTCTTCCACACGCTGGGTACCGGCGGGATGGTCATGGATGAAATGGTCAAAGAACAGAATGTGTCGGTCGTGGTGGACCTGTCTCTGGTCGAGGTCAATGATTTTCTTAATGAAGGGCTCTGCAGCGCCGGCCCCGACCGATGCAAGGCGGCTCTCGCCAAAGGGGTTCCCACGATCTTTGCGCCGGGCAACGTAGATTTCATGGTCGCAGGTCCGATTGAAGATGCCCGAGCGCGTTTTCCAGGTAAACGCTACCACATTCACAACGCGGCCTTGACGGCAGTGCGCGCGGAGGGCGAGGAGTTCAGGCGCCTGGCCGAGCACATGGCAGGACTCATCCAGGAGGCAAAGGGGCCTGTCTCCTTCTTCGTTCCGATGCTCGGTTTCTCCGCTCACGACAGCGAACAGGGGCATCTGCATGATCCCTCACTGCCGCCGGTATTTGCCGAGCACCTGAAAAAGGTAATGCCCACCGGGGTGCCCGTCAAAGAGTTCCCGCACCACATCAACGATGAGTCATTTGCCGACGCCATTGTCGAACAGGTGCTTGTTTTCCATCATCAAGGGCTTGAAAAAGCCGCTCGCACAGATTTGAATATCACGCAGATAGGGGGTTTTTGCTCATGA